Proteins from a single region of Cryptococcus neoformans var. neoformans JEC21 chromosome 6 sequence:
- a CDS encoding 60s ribosomal protein l33-b, putative, whose protein sequence is MASRLYIKGRILGHKRGKRNSRPNQSLLQIEGVDNKEAAGHYLGKRVAYVYKAKREINGSRVRVIWGRISRSHGNSGAVKSKFRTNLPAKTFGASCRIMLFPSNI, encoded by the exons ATGGCTTCCCG ACTCTACATCAAGGGCCGAATCCTCGGGCACAAGCGCGGAAAGCGAAACTCCCGACCCAACCAGTCTCTCCTCCAGATTGAGGGTGTCGACAACAAGGAGGCCGCTGGCCACTACTTGGGAAAG CGTGTCGCCTACGTCTACAAGGCCAAGAGGGAGATCAACGGTAGCCGAGTCCGAGTCATCTGGGGCCGAATCTCTCGATCTCACGGTAACTCTGGTGCTGTCAAGTCCAAGTTCCGAACCAACCTCCCTGCCAAGACCTTCGGTGCCTCTTGCCGAATC AtgctcttcccctccaACATCTAA
- a CDS encoding chitin deacetylase, putative → MSTFATFSALLVSLAGVMAQTTGTSVDSSILTKTADSTGPSGFSIPALSELTSGAPTDSTVALYSTFTAGATPTISGAPVLPTSALTIADYPALDVIPPTNSSLVQDWMAKIDLSKVPSYNVTTGDCSTDAGAISDGRCWWTCGGCTRETDIVECPDKNVWGLSYDDGPSPFTPLLIDYLEEKNIKTTFFVVGSRVLSRPEMLQTEYMSGHEISIHTWSHPALTTLSNEEIVAELGWTMKVIKDTLGVTPNTFRPPYGDIDDRVRAIAAQMGLTPVIWTSYTDGSTTVNFDTNDWHISGGTATGASSYETFEKILTEYAPQLDTGFITLEHDIYQQSVDLAVGYILPQVIANGTYQLKSIINCLGKDTSEAYIETSSNQTTTQITAATGTQSTYFQPIVGTATGAEVSAPSEATGSTAAGSAATTSSGSAASASASATSDSSSSGSGRSATMGGSLIALAAVAVGMVYVA, encoded by the exons ATGTCTACGTTCGCCACCTtttctgctcttctcgTCTCCCTCGCTGGTGTCATGGCCCAGACTACAGGCACATCGGTCGACAGTAGCATCTTGACCAAGACTGCTGACTCTACCGGTCCCTCTGGTTTCTCCATTCC TGCTCTGAGTGAGCTCACATCTGGTGCTCCCACTGACTCTACCGTGGCCCTCTACTCTACCTTCACGGCCGGTGCCACACCTACCATTTCTGGTGCCCCTGTCCTCCCTACCAGTGCCCTCACCATCGCCGATTATCCAGCTTTAGATGTCATTCCTCCTACCAACTCCTCTTTGGTTCAGGACTGGATGGCCAAG ATCGACTTGTCCAAGGTGCCCAGTTATAATGTGACAACGGGCGATTGTTCTACTGATGCGGGTGCTATCAGCGACGGTCGATGCTGGTGGACTTGTGGTGGTTGCACTCGGGAAACCGACATTGTCGAGTGCCCTGACAAGAATGTTTGGGGTCTCTCTTACGATGACGGGCCTTCTCCCTTCACCCCTCTCCTAATTGACTAccttgaggagaagaacatCAAGACCACCTTCTTCGTTGTCGGCTCTCGTGTCCTTTCTCGACCCGAGATGCTCCAAACTGAATACATGTCCGGCCACGAGATCTCTATCCACACCTGGTCTCACCCCGCACTTACCACTCTTTCCAACGAGGAGATTGTTGCCGAGCTTGGTTGGACAATGAAGGTCATCAAGGACACCCTTGGCGTCACCCCAAACACTTTCCGACCCCCTTACGGTGACATTGATGACCGTGTTCGAGCTATTGCTGCTCAGATGGGCTTGACCCCTGTTATCTGGACTTCTTACACTGATGGCTCAACCACTGTTAACTTTGACACT AACGACTGGCACATCAGCGGTGGTACCGCCACCGGCGCTTCTTCTTATGAGACCTTTGAGAAGATTCTCACCGAATACGCCCCTCAATTGGACACTGGTTTCATCACTCTTGAACACGACA TCTACCAACAGAGTGTCGACCTTGCTGTTGGTTACATTTTGCCTCAAGTTATCGCCAACGGTACATACCAACTCAaatccatcatcaactGTTTGGGCAAGGACA CTTCCGAAGCCTACATTGAGACTTCATCCAACCAGACTACTACTCAGATTACTGCTGCGACCGGCACTCAGTCTACCTACTTCCAGCCCATTGTTGGCACTGCTACCGGTGCTGAAGTCTCCGCTCCTTCTGAGGCCACTGGCAGCACTGCCGCTGGCTCTGCTGCTACCACCAGTAGTGGTTCTGCCGCCAGCGCTTCCGCTAGCGCCACCTctgactcttcttccagcgGGTCTGGTCGATCAGCCACCATGGGCGGTTCTCTCATTGCTCTCGCCGCCGTTGCGGTCGGTATGGTATATGTCGCCTAA
- a CDS encoding 5'-3' exoribonuclease, putative codes for MGVPALFRWLSKKYPKIVERVKEDTPKKIRGPDGEIVEEPIRYENPNPNGFEVDNLYLDMNGIVHPCTHPEGRPAPETEEEMMVEIFKYTERVVNMCRPRKVLMMAIDGVAPRAKMNQQRSRRFRAAQEAADKEEERREAIKLFEAMGHAVSEETANHKSWDTNAITPGTPFMDLLSISLKYWVSHKLTTDPGWKDLKIILSDSSVPGEGEHKIMDWIRRQRSYPTWDANTSHVIYGLDADLIMLSLATHEPHFRVLREDVFAQSSKGPHACKNCGKVGHIAANCKSDKKFKDPNVAEVAKTEDPKPFIFLDVACLREYLAVELVVPGMPFPFDLELAIDDWIFMIFFVGNDFLPHLPSLEIREGAIDVLLKIWRAELPRMGGYLTNHGKVNLDRAQVILEGLAKSEDEIFQKRKDDEERQEHSQKRRRIEEHKRQDEDKAREEDRNTLTLNGTEYVAVDNPAATARGGPLHPSLPSRPAFDLVPKEDAVKQPEDQDQKAKKAMAGSNSDIVKNRKAIRMANMSAAQALKAELEGGNDVNVDDKKAIAQEGKEEDEAVVTVERTEDEEKEQLTKEEARGTLEEQGEKEGVDEEVVPPAIQTDEDEGEAPVGDATVAENDESTTPEDDEDPTHVPRKRKRGDSDGDEDSNEEDDDDDDDDAPPNPEADQPIPKKKLKVNADGTVDYEDDVKLWEPGYRERYYEKKFGVKLSEREFIDKVTKSYMEGLCWVLEYYYQGVPAWDWFYPYHYAPFAQDFRDVGSMDIKFETSIPFKPFAQLLGVFPAASRIHLPEPLQTLMIDEDSPILDFYPPDFEIDMNGKKMAWQGVALLPFIDQNRLLTALKSKEELLSDDEKRRNSWGDNVMFIANENPLYDLFCDKLYGLRAKDVSKPIPIDTKASYGITGSVLPDPNCVPASTFDTPIPSISECPDLNPNDSISVRYYFPRQAHPHRSILLRGYKPEPARLTESDKDWVRRGGQGGRRGHRHNGGGNGNVTGGPGMARGRYESGPPRTNGYQPPPPRSNYGGSSGYGYGAPAPLPSRPPVSSYGGGAGGYGYSNPYAAAPNPYAGGYGAPAPYAAGGYGQRPYVPPLPPPNPYSAPPPAYGRPPGGGYGYGAPPPRGGGYNPYPSRR; via the exons ATG GGTGTTCCAGCTCTTTTCCGATGGCTTTCTAAGAAGTACCCCAAGATCGTCGAGCGGGTGAAAGAGGACACTCCCAAGAAGATCAGAGGTCCAGATGGCGAAATTGTCGAGGAGCCTATAAGATATGAAAATCCCAATCCTAACGGGTTCGAGGTGGATAATCTTTATC TGGATATGAACGGTATCGTGCATCCCTGTACGCACCCTGAAGGCCGACCCGCACCagagacagaagaagaaatgatggTGGAAATTTTCAAGTATACTGAAAGGGTAGTCAACATGTGCAGGCCGAGAAAAGTCTTGATGATGGCTATCG ATGGTGTTGCTCCTCGAGCGAAGATGAATCAACAGCGTTCTCGTCGTTTCAGAGCCGCTCAAGAAGCCGCagacaaggaagaagagaggagagaggctATCAAATTGTTTGAAGCCATGGGCCACGCCGTTTCAGAAGAGACTGCCAACCACAAGAGTTGGGATACCAACGCAATCACCCCTGGTACACCGTTCATGGACCTTCTCTCAATATCACTAAAGTACTGGGTGTCCCACAAGCTCACAACCGATCCTGGCTGGAAAGATCTCAAAATCATCCTCTCTGACTCATCCGTCCCTGGTGAGGGTGAGCACAAGATTATGGACTGGATTCGTCGTCAGCGAAGCTACCCCACTTGGGATGCCAACACGTCACATGTCATCTACGGTTTGGACGCTGATTTGATTATGCTTTCGCTTGCTACCCACGAACCTCATTTCCGTGTTCTTCGAGAAGACGTCTTCGCCCAAAGTTCTAAGGGACCCCATGCTTGCAAAAACTGTGGCAAGGTCGGCCATATTGCTGCCAATTGTAAGAGCGATAAAAAGTTCAAAGACCCCAATGTTGCTGAAGTTGCCAAGACGGAGGACCCCAAgcctttcatcttccttgatGTGGCTTGCTTACGCGAGTATTTGGCAGTCGAGCTTGTTGTACCAGGCATGCCCTTCCCGTTTGACCTCGAATTGGCGATTGATGATTGGATTTTCATGATTTTTTTCGTTGGTAACGATTTCTTGCCTCATCTGCCGAGCTTGGAAATCCGTGAAGGTGCCATTGATGTGCTCCTCAAGATCTGGAGGGCGGAGCTACCGAGGATGGGTGGTTACCTTACCAACCACGGCAAAGTCAATCTTGACCGAGCTCAAGTTATCTTGGAAGGGTTGGCCAAGTCCGAGGATGAAATCTtccagaagaggaaggatgatgaagagcgTCAGGAGCATTCCCAGAAGCGTAGGAGGATTGAAGAGCATAAGAGACAAGATGAGGATAAGGCGCGTGAAGAGGATCGTAACACCTTGACTCTAAACGGCACAGAGTACGTTGCTGTTGATAACCCCGCTGCGACCGCCCGTGGCGGtcctcttcacccatcGTTGCCGTCTCGACCGGCATTCGACCTCGTTCCCAAGGAGGATGCAGTTAAACAACCAGAGGATCAGGAccaaaaggcaaagaaggcaaTGGCTGGCTCCAACTCGGATATAGTCAAGAATCGCAAGGCGATCAGGATGGCAAACATGAGTGCGGCTCAGGCACTCAAGGCTGAGTTGGAGGGTGGTAATGACGTGAATGTCGACGACAAAAAGGCGATTgcccaagaaggaaaggaagaggatgaagcggTTGTTACTGTTGAGAGGAcggaggacgaggaaaaggagcaGCTGACGAAGGAGGAAGCGAGGGGAACTTTGGAAGAGCAAGGCGAGAAAGAGggtgttgatgaagaggtggtTCCTCCCGCTATCCAGAcggacgaggatgagggtgagGCGCCCGTCGGTGATGCCACCGTGGCTGAAAATGACGAATCTACTACCCCtgaggacgacgaagacCCCACACACGTTCCCcgcaagagaaagaggggcGATTCcgatggtgatgaggatagcaatgaggaggatgacgatgacgacgacgacgatgcTCCCCCTAATCCCGAAGCCGACCAGCCTATTCCGAAGAAAAAGCTCAAGGTCAATGCAGACGGAACGGTCGActatgaagatgatgttaAGCTATGGGAGCCCGGATATAGAGAAAGATATTATGAGAAGAAGTTCGGTGTAAAATTGTCAGAGAGAGAATTCATTGACAA GGTTACCAAGTCCTATATGGAAGGACTCTGCTGGGTTCTTGAATATTACTACCAGGGCGTTCCTGCTTGGGATTGGTTCTATCCTTATCACTATGCTCCCTTTGCTCAAGACTTCCGCGACGTTGGGTCTATGGACATCAAGTTCGAAACCAGCATACCTTTCAAGCCGTTTGCACAGCTTTTAGGTGTTTTCCCGGCCGCTAG TCGAATTCATCTGCCTGAACCTTTACAGACTCTCATGATTGACGAAGACTCCCCCATCCTCGACTTTTACCCTCCCGACTTTGAGATCGATATGAACGGCAAAAAAATGGCTTGGCAAGGTGTCGCTCTCTTGCCCTTTATCGATCAGAACCGCCTTTTGACCGCTTTGAAGAGTAAGGAAGAGCTCCTGTCTGAtgacgagaagagaaggaacaGTTGGGGAGACAATGTTATGTTTATCGCCAACGAGAACCCGTTGTATGATTTATTCTGTGATAAGTTGTATGGTTTAAGAGCGAAAGACGTAAGCAAG CCTATACCGATTGACACCAAAGCTTCGTACGGCATAACTGGTTCTGTTCTACCCGATCCCAACTGTGTCCCTGCGTCCACATTCGACACGCCTATTCCCAGTATCTCCGAATGCCCTGATCTTAACCCCAACGACTCTATCTCCGTCCGATATTACTTCCCACGCCAAGCGCATCCTCATCGATCGATTCTTCTGAGAGGATATAAACCTGAGCCTGCAAGGCTGACGGAAAGCGATAAGGATTGGGTCCGACGTGGTGGTcaaggtggaagaagaggtcaCAGGCACAACGGCGGTGGAAACGGAAATGTGACAGGTGGACCGGGTATGGCAAGAGGCAGGTACGAGAGTGGGCCGCCACGGACCAATGGCTACCAACCGCCTCCGCCTCGGTCGAACTATGGGGGTAGTTCTGGTTACGGCTACGGCGCCCCTGCACCTCTGCCATCAAGGCCGCCTGTATCGTCTTACGGAGGTGGAGCCGGTGGATATGGCTACAGTAACCCCTATGCTGCAGCACCAAATCCTTATGCCGGAGGTTATGGAGCACCAGCACCTTATG CTGCAGGAGGCTATGGTCAGCGTCCCTACGTACCACCGCTGCCCCCACCCAACCCATATTCTGCCCCACCACCAGCTTATGGTAGACCACCTGGCGGAGGATATGGTTATGGTGCTCCTCCGCCAAGGGGCGGCGGTTATAATCCTTATCCCTCCAGGAGGTAG